The genomic interval AGAGATGATCTTCGCTGACGTGGTGGTACGTGCCGATGATGCCGCGCTTTAAGAGCGAGAAAAAGCCTTCGACGCTGTTGGTGTGCGCGCTGCCACGCACAAATTCCTGCGAGTGATGATTCACCGCTTCATGCCCGGCAAACTCCGTATCAAGACCCCGGTAAATCTGATTGGCGTCCGTCATGATCTCGGCGGACTGGCGGACATTCTTTCGGATGATGCCCTTGAGGGTTTCGCCCGTGACGCGCTTCACGGGAAAAGACCGGACCCGCCCTTTCCGCTCGACAAGTGACACGACGGCGGCCTTCGGAACTACCCTACGGCTTCCAATGTGCCTGTTTTCCGGCTTGCCGCCGATGTAGGTTTCGTCGATTTCGACCGTCCCGCGCAGCATACCGGACAGTGGTTCCTGAGTAGCCGCGTAGCGAAGCCGATGAGCCATGAACCAAGCGGTGCGATAGCTCACTTTAAGCCAGCGATGTAGGAAATGAGCGGACACGCCCTT from Candidatus Methylomirabilota bacterium carries:
- a CDS encoding IS1595 family transposase, with amino-acid sequence MKREKPALDFVERAPAIQDEDTAREIFERLRWPNGPRCIKCGSVDVYRIASQPGSSTRKGVLRCRDCEQQFTVTVGTVFEDSHVSLGKWLAAVNMMASSKKGVSAHFLHRWLKVSYRTAWFMAHRLRYAATQEPLSGMLRGTVEIDETYIGGKPENRHIGSRRVVPKAAVVSLVERKGRVRSFPVKRVTGETLKGIIRKNVRQSAEIMTDANQIYRGLDTEFAGHEAVNHHSQEFVRGSAHTNSVEGFFSLLKRGIIGTYHHVSEDHLWRYLAEFDARYNGRKLTDGQRAAKLLRSAEGKRLTYKPLVNRG